A single Lathamus discolor isolate bLatDis1 chromosome 16, bLatDis1.hap1, whole genome shotgun sequence DNA region contains:
- the LRRC47 gene encoding leucine-rich repeat-containing protein 47 — protein sequence MAAAWPELEAAARERRRELSLPGAAVAARVAAAGGRLPAALLALPLLQSLELSGCAALRELGPGLAAALPALHTLVLRGNALGPAGLGAGLGGALPALRVLDLSGNGLEALPAALGGAAGAEPPGAAAAFPQLRSLNLSANRLRELGPGLARAAPQLQALLLSGNRLRALPGGLLPPPAAAAAPGGPFPLLSRLEAADNEVEELGADIAALPALKSLDVANNHLQELPSALADCPRLKEANFRGNQLKDKRLEKMVNGCQTKAILDYLRAGGRGKGKAESTREEARKKKREKQQKKDGGDGEQDEVEEASKLLVKVLHVSENPAPLVVKVSPGIKDVRPFIVCCVLRGVNLKPGNALKRFLSAQTKLHEDICEKRTVATIATHDLQLIKAPLMYDVQPPDTLKVTPLGRKEIKAKDLLRQLQLEAEEQRKQKKRQNVSGLHRYLQLLDGKDNYPCLVDAEGVVISFPPITNSEKTKIRKDTRDLFLEVTSDTSLQICKDVMDTLILKIAELNRSTLENKEDSGSDNESDALCGPAALNPSQNTQPMLVEQVRVVDTDGNLKVLYPSKTDLSTVSSLLTVIR from the exons ATGGCGGCGGCGTGGCCGGAGctggaggcggcggcgcgggagcggcggcgggagcTGTCCCTGCCGGGCGCGGCGGTGGCGGCGCGGGTGGCGGCGGCCGGGGGGCGGCTGCCGGCGGCGCTGCTGGCGCTGCCGCTGCTGCAGTCGCTGGAGCTGAGCGGCTGCGCGGCGCTGCGGGAGCTGGGCCCGGGGCTGGCCGCGGCCCTGCCCGCCCTGCACACGCTGGTGCTGCGCGGCAACGCGCTGGGCCCCGCGGGGCTGGGCGCGGGGCTGGGCGGGGCGCTGCCGGCCCTGCGCGTCCTCGACCTCTCCGGGAACGGCCTGGAGGCGCTGCCCGCGGCGCtgggcggggcggcgggcgcggAGCCCCCGGGGGCGGCCGCGGCCTTCCCGCAGCTGCGCAGCCTCAACCTGAGCGCGAACCGGCTGCGGGAGCTGGGCCCGGGGCTGGCCCGCGCCGCGCCGCAGCTGCAGGCGCTGCTGCTCTCCGGGAACCGGCTGCGGGCGCTGCCCGGCGgcctcctgcccccccccgccgccgccgccgccccgggcGGGCCCTTCCCGCTGCTCAGCCGCCTGGAGGCTGCGGACAACGAGGTGGAGGAGCTGGGCGCCGACATCGCCGCGCTGCCGGCACTGAAG AGTCTGGACGTGGCCAACAACcacctgcaggagctgccctcTGCCCTGGCCGACTGCCCCCGTCTCAAGGAAGCCAACTTCAGGGGGAACCAGCTGAAGGACAAGCGGCTGGAGAAGATGGTCAATGGTTGCCAGACAAAAGCCATCCTGGACTACCTGCGGGCTGGGGGCCGCGGGaagggaaaggctgagagcaCCAGAGAGGAGGccaggaagaagaagagggagaagcagcagaagaaggaTGGTGGGGACGGGGAGCAGGATGAGGTGGAAGAGGCGAGCAAGCTGCTGGTGAAGGTTCTGCACGTCTCTGAAAACCCGGCACCCTTGGTGGTCAAAGTGAGCCCGGGTATCAAGGATGTTCGACCCTTCATCGTGTGCTGCGTGCTGAGGGGAGTGAACTTAAAGCCAGGAAATGCTCTGAAGAGGTTCCTGTCTGCACAG actAAACTGCATGAAGACATCTGCGAAAAGCGGACAGTGGCCACTATTGCCACCCATGACCTGCAGCTGATCAAAGCTCCGCTGATGTATGATGTTCAGCCTCCTGACACGCTGAAG GTAACACCTCTGGGTCGAAAGGAGATCAAGGCAAAGGATCTTCTCCGCCAGCTGCAGTTAGAAgctgaggagcagaggaagcagaagaagcGTCAGAATGTCTCTGGATTGCATAG GTATCTCCAGTTACTGGATGGCAAAGACAACTACCCTTGCCTGGTGGATGCTGAAGGCGTCGTGATTTCTTTCCCACCCATAACCAATAGCGAGAAGACGAAG ATCAGGAAAGACACCCGGGATCTATTTCTGGAGGTGACAAGTGATACCAGCTTACAGATATGCAAGGATGTCATGGACACACTAATTCTG aaaattGCAGAACTGAACAGATCTACCTTGGAAAACAAGGAAGACTCGGGCTCGGATAACGAATCTGATGCTCTTTGTGGACCAGCAGCTTTGAACCCCAGCCAGAACACTCAGCCGATGCTTGTGGAGCAGGTTCGAGTGGTGGACACAGATGGAAACTTAAAAGTACTTTATCCTTCGAAAACTGACCTAAGCACAGTGTCCTCTCTCCTCACTGTAATACGTTAG
- the CCDC27 gene encoding coiled-coil domain-containing protein 27, producing the protein MEAAAAPEGAVRGSGAWCEPAEPTTEQELREELRRARDDYNMATGTISSLQRQLEIKESQLQRTRSETEMLQKQLRKQESHLQDMSAKFCSLREQKCEEMMVTVEEENRSLRQVLTEQESKLAAQDKLISELQETISQLQTEARSHRYHICKQQRQQEAARREVKALQQKELQTRVALELITSKFEKYRNKIIQATFSTAGIKPPQAETTDEEVLEAMQKIINERIEFHQMLKQKGVRVPPLYSTDTAASPTSKGRRKSSTRQQRITPEK; encoded by the exons ATGGAGGCGGCCGCAGCCCCCGAGGGAGCGGTGAGGGGCAGCGGGGCCTGGTGCGAGCCGGCTGAGCCCACCACCGAGCAGGAGCTCCGTGAGGAGCTGCGGAGGGCAAGGGATGACTACAACATGGCCACAG GCACCATCTCCTCCTTGCAAAGACAACTGGAGATCAAAGAGTCCCAGCTCCAGAGAACCAGATCTGAAACTGAAATGCTccaaaagcagctcagaaagcaagaaagccaCTTACAAGACATGTCTGCCAAG ttttgcagtCTGAGAGAACAGAAATGTGAAGAAATGATGGTGACAGTGGAGGAGGAGAACCGCAGCCTCCGACAG GTCCTCACGGAACAAGAATCCAAGCTGGCCGCGCAGGACAAGCTCATCAGTGAGCTGCAGGAGACCATCAGCCAGCTGCAGACAGAGGCGCGCTCCCACCGGTACCACATCTGcaagcagcagcggcagcaggaGGCAGCCCGAAGGGAGGTTAAGGCActgcagcagaaggagctgCAAACTCGTGTGGCGCTGGAGCTCATCACCAGCAAG TTTGAAAAGTATCGAAACAAAATAATCCAGGCTACATTCAGCACAGCAGGCATCAAGCCTCCGCAGGCAGAGACCACAGACGAGGAGGTGCTGGAGGCAATGCAG AAGATCATTAATGAACGGATCGAGTTCCATCAGATGCTCAAACAGAAAGGTGTCAGGGTCCCACCGCTCTACAGCACCGACACCGCTGCATCACCTACTAgtaagggaaggagaaagagcagCACAAGGCAGCAGCGTATCACCCCCGAAAAGTAG